One Halosegnis longus DNA window includes the following coding sequences:
- a CDS encoding homing endonuclease associated repeat-containing protein translates to MTARHRYSEDECLESLQSAVEHYGEGLTMQEYDDLDIPPSAQVIADRCGGWNLALKKVGAEESSSQQYTKQECLEAIRSLAVTLNREPTVSDYKTNRMKPSLSTVQKLCGSWSEAKELAGVIDLDESPEDEADEFFDKLDQADYKPDE, encoded by the coding sequence ATGACTGCACGACACCGATACTCAGAGGATGAATGCCTCGAATCGTTGCAATCTGCCGTTGAGCATTACGGTGAAGGCTTGACGATGCAGGAGTACGACGATCTGGACATACCCCCCTCTGCACAAGTTATCGCCGATCGTTGCGGTGGCTGGAACCTGGCACTCAAAAAAGTAGGAGCGGAGGAGTCATCCTCGCAGCAGTACACTAAACAAGAATGTTTGGAGGCAATTCGCTCGTTAGCTGTTACTCTCAACCGGGAACCAACAGTATCTGACTACAAGACCAACCGGATGAAGCCATCCCTCTCAACCGTGCAGAAGCTCTGCGGGTCATGGTCTGAGGCGAAAGAACTGGCTGGCGTAATTGATCTGGATGAGTCCCCCGAAGATGAGGCGGACGAGTTCTTTGACAAGCTCGATCAAGCAGACTACAAGCCAGACGAATGA
- a CDS encoding site-specific integrase: MVRVDDAGSVTKCWLDREELGQLEAAAARADWEREIAVTLMGRCGLRADEVNYPGDAELRWSEDGECWFVEVRGKNTSGGDPKIRDAWVPETAQTNITRFSRERGRETGESWVRASKSSIRRWVKEAAEEVAQNATQPERWREVSSHDLRRSWATYHLVERQVDVRTMMSVGGWSDYSAIEPYLAEPTEGRIGDAMRV; encoded by the coding sequence ATGGTTCGCGTTGATGACGCAGGCAGTGTGACGAAGTGTTGGTTGGACCGCGAGGAACTGGGGCAGCTCGAAGCCGCTGCCGCCCGCGCCGATTGGGAGCGTGAGATTGCGGTAACGCTCATGGGTCGGTGCGGACTCCGCGCCGATGAGGTGAACTATCCCGGTGACGCCGAGCTACGCTGGAGTGAAGACGGCGAGTGCTGGTTCGTCGAGGTTCGCGGGAAGAACACGAGCGGCGGTGATCCGAAAATCCGTGATGCGTGGGTTCCTGAGACCGCGCAGACGAATATCACCCGCTTCAGTCGGGAGCGTGGGCGCGAGACGGGCGAGTCGTGGGTGCGGGCGTCGAAGTCGAGCATCCGGCGGTGGGTGAAAGAAGCTGCTGAAGAAGTCGCACAGAATGCTACACAGCCCGAGCGATGGCGCGAGGTGTCGAGTCACGACCTCCGGCGCTCGTGGGCGACGTATCACTTGGTGGAACGGCAGGTGGACGTGCGCACGATGATGAGCGTCGGCGGCTGGTCGGACTACTCGGCTATCGAACCATATCTTGCAGAACCGACTGAGGGGCGGATTGGAGATGCTATGCGAGTCTGA
- a CDS encoding J domain-containing protein, producing the protein MNDLDWPDDFDRTPASDREPYPHRFRVSRSQAFDNIVEELGKLGAVNVRVETAAPHTSKAPHRPYADRDPDHPGVVAYFERGGDGFAVPCDRWDRLRDNAQAIAKYLDAKRAIERYGVATVGTEMSTQALPSGDDDAVAAEPPAHDVLGVASDAPDNVVRAAARSLKKEHHPDAGGDEAQFKRVVDAEEAMLDE; encoded by the coding sequence ATGAACGACCTCGACTGGCCGGACGACTTCGACCGGACACCAGCGAGCGACCGCGAACCGTATCCGCACCGATTCCGCGTGTCCCGGTCACAGGCGTTCGACAACATCGTCGAGGAGCTGGGGAAGCTGGGTGCGGTGAACGTCCGCGTCGAAACGGCTGCTCCACACACCTCGAAGGCTCCACACCGGCCGTACGCCGACCGTGACCCGGACCACCCCGGTGTCGTCGCGTACTTCGAGCGCGGTGGTGACGGCTTCGCCGTTCCGTGTGACCGCTGGGACCGTCTCCGCGATAACGCACAGGCGATTGCGAAGTACCTCGACGCGAAGCGGGCCATCGAGCGGTACGGCGTCGCGACGGTCGGCACGGAGATGAGTACGCAGGCGCTCCCGAGCGGTGACGACGACGCGGTCGCCGCGGAGCCACCTGCCCACGACGTGCTCGGTGTCGCTTCTGACGCCCCGGACAACGTTGTACGGGCTGCCGCGCGCTCGCTGAAGAAGGAGCACCACCCGGACGCTGGCGGTGACGAAGCGCAGTTCAAGCGCGTTGTGGACGCAGAGGAGGCGATGCTCGATGAGTGA
- a CDS encoding tyrosine-type recombinase/integrase, with the protein MSDDLEPLAPESAVELYLDQRSDEVSASTHESHEYRLAPFVEWCEEVEGITNMNELSGRDLHAYRVWRREEGDLKPVTLQGQLSTLRVFLGFCASIDAVEESLRSKILLPTVSGDDEVSETTLDPARAEAMLDYLGRYQYASRAHVTALLLWRTGMRTGSVRSLDLDDLDLEEGAAHVVHSPETDTPLKNGNRGERWVALSPDTAQTVQDYIDGPREAVTDDYGCDPLLTTREGRVSRSTVRDTMYRWTRPCVVGEGCPHDRDPDDCEAAQFDGASKCPSSRSPHDVRSGAITSYLLNDTPAEIVGDRMDVSKKVLDRHYDRRTQREKMEQRRDYLPDDR; encoded by the coding sequence ATGAGTGACGACCTCGAACCGCTCGCGCCGGAGTCGGCTGTCGAGCTGTATCTCGACCAGCGAAGCGACGAGGTGAGCGCGTCCACGCACGAGTCTCACGAGTATCGACTCGCGCCGTTTGTCGAGTGGTGTGAAGAAGTAGAAGGCATCACCAACATGAACGAACTGAGCGGGCGTGACCTGCACGCTTACCGCGTCTGGCGGCGTGAGGAGGGCGACCTCAAGCCCGTCACGCTACAGGGCCAGCTTTCGACGCTCCGCGTCTTCCTCGGCTTCTGTGCGTCTATCGACGCCGTTGAGGAGTCCCTTCGGTCGAAGATACTGCTGCCGACCGTGAGCGGCGACGACGAGGTGAGCGAGACGACGCTCGATCCCGCTCGCGCCGAGGCGATGCTCGATTATCTCGGTCGCTACCAGTACGCGAGCCGTGCCCACGTGACCGCGCTGTTGCTGTGGCGAACAGGGATGCGTACCGGCTCGGTTCGGTCGCTCGACCTCGACGACCTCGACCTCGAAGAGGGTGCGGCCCACGTTGTTCACTCGCCGGAGACGGATACGCCGCTGAAGAATGGTAACCGGGGTGAGCGGTGGGTTGCGCTCTCTCCTGATACGGCACAAACGGTGCAGGATTACATTGACGGGCCACGCGAGGCTGTCACCGACGACTACGGATGTGACCCACTGCTGACGACGCGAGAGGGCCGCGTCTCGCGGTCGACGGTGCGGGACACGATGTACCGCTGGACCCGGCCCTGTGTGGTCGGCGAGGGGTGCCCTCACGACCGCGACCCGGACGACTGTGAGGCGGCGCAGTTCGACGGCGCGAGCAAGTGCCCGTCGAGCCGGTCGCCTCACGACGTTCGGAGCGGGGCTATCACGTCGTACCTGCTCAACGATACGCCGGCCGAGATTGTCGGCGACCGGATGGATGTCTCGAAGAAGGTGCTGGACCGCCACTATGACCGGCGTACACAGCGCGAGAAGATGGAACAGCGACGCGACTACTTGCCTGATGACCGATGA